In Phormidium yuhuli AB48, one genomic interval encodes:
- a CDS encoding MAE_28990/MAE_18760 family HEPN-like nuclease: MGKIRTIDDLLDSLASESQRRKQEMITLNFLLDGRRKHEVKVICRSSVVLAYAHWEQFVHHAAEVYINYVDSRRLSLDKLSLNLQIVGCQRLIKNVINYKSEFGYQSQLIEQLKLKCSETVTLRYDEMKQKSNLDAESFQRICEILGIETTLWRDKYGFINDLYRTRCNIAHGELSSDSPQVEYAKEVLDFVIHGIDHFKTDIENAALNKDYLL; this comes from the coding sequence ATGGGTAAAATCAGAACAATAGATGACTTGTTAGATAGCCTAGCCTCTGAGAGTCAAAGACGTAAACAGGAAATGATAACTTTAAATTTTCTCTTAGATGGTCGGCGAAAACATGAAGTCAAAGTAATTTGTAGAAGCTCGGTTGTCTTGGCTTACGCTCACTGGGAGCAATTTGTCCATCATGCCGCTGAGGTCTATATCAACTATGTTGATAGTCGGAGACTCTCCCTTGATAAACTTTCTCTTAATCTTCAGATAGTTGGCTGTCAAAGACTGATTAAAAATGTTATCAATTATAAGTCAGAATTCGGCTATCAAAGTCAGTTAATTGAGCAATTAAAATTGAAATGTTCAGAAACCGTGACCCTTCGATATGACGAAATGAAACAGAAATCTAATTTGGATGCCGAAAGTTTTCAGAGAATCTGTGAAATCCTAGGTATTGAGACGACGTTGTGGAGGGATAAATATGGCTTTATCAATGATTTATACAGGACTCGATGTAATATCGCCCATGGAGAACTTTCCAGCGACAGCCCTCAAGTCGAGTATGCCAAAGAAGTGTTAGATTTTGTGATTCACGGGATTGATCACTTCAAAACCGATATCGAAAATGCAGCCCTGAATAAGGACTATTTACTCTAG
- a CDS encoding ureidoglycolate lyase, with product MTPYRELHPEPITVENFAPYGQLITPQDDGKPFDAQEAQLDLNQGQPRFYLMRLQHRGDRFHQITRHSRCTQCLGSLQGQDWFLAVAPPSDGPRPDATRLKAFHIPGTCFVKLHRGTWHAGPYFEAETMDFYNLELTDTNVTDHLSYDYRENEGIEFAIAPTRP from the coding sequence ATGACCCCGTATCGAGAACTTCACCCCGAACCTATTACCGTCGAGAACTTTGCCCCCTACGGGCAACTGATTACCCCTCAAGACGACGGTAAACCCTTTGACGCTCAAGAGGCCCAATTAGACTTAAACCAGGGACAGCCTCGCTTCTATTTAATGCGCCTGCAACATCGCGGCGATCGCTTCCATCAAATTACCCGCCATAGCCGCTGTACCCAATGCCTCGGGTCCTTACAAGGACAGGACTGGTTCCTGGCCGTTGCCCCTCCCAGTGACGGCCCACGCCCCGACGCAACCCGCCTCAAAGCTTTCCACATCCCCGGAACCTGTTTTGTGAAGTTACATCGCGGCACGTGGCACGCTGGCCCCTATTTTGAGGCGGAAACGATGGACTTCTATAACCTGGAACTGACCGATACCAATGTGACAGATCACCTCAGTTACGATTATCGTGAGAACGAGGGGATAGAGTTTGCGATCGCCCCCACTCGCCCCTAA
- a CDS encoding Uma2 family endonuclease: MTIAKSSEPDLKTLPDHTQLPDSDGTFVKNFQEHPQSLVLTDSLQPVLEQLHPDQHYAIGQDCGIYWRITDPPERGAECPDWFYVPNVPPTLEGQMRRSYVLWQEWIPPLIALEFVSGDGSEERDRTPLDRTSESRQKPGKFWVYEQIIRPAFYGIYEVQKAQVEVYHLVENRYELVPANERGHYPIPQLGVELGIWQGRYGNVVLPWLRWWDSQGHLLLTGDERAKRAEQELQEERQRGEQRERELQEERQRGEQRERELQEERQRGERLAELLRSQGINPDEL; this comes from the coding sequence ATGACCATCGCCAAATCCTCAGAACCGGATCTAAAGACCCTACCGGATCATACCCAACTCCCGGACTCCGACGGAACCTTTGTGAAAAACTTTCAGGAGCATCCCCAAAGTCTCGTCTTGACGGATTCCCTTCAACCCGTCTTAGAGCAACTACATCCAGATCAACATTATGCCATTGGCCAAGATTGTGGCATTTATTGGCGGATAACAGACCCCCCAGAACGGGGGGCCGAATGTCCAGATTGGTTTTATGTTCCCAATGTCCCGCCGACTCTTGAGGGACAGATGCGTCGTTCTTATGTCTTGTGGCAAGAGTGGATTCCCCCCTTAATTGCCCTTGAGTTTGTCTCAGGGGATGGTTCCGAGGAGCGCGATCGCACTCCCCTCGATCGCACATCGGAAAGCCGTCAAAAACCCGGCAAGTTCTGGGTCTATGAACAGATTATCCGCCCTGCCTTTTATGGAATTTACGAGGTTCAAAAGGCCCAAGTCGAGGTCTATCACCTCGTGGAAAACCGCTATGAACTCGTCCCTGCCAATGAACGGGGTCATTATCCAATTCCACAACTGGGGGTTGAGTTGGGGATTTGGCAAGGACGTTATGGCAATGTGGTGTTACCCTGGCTGCGTTGGTGGGACAGTCAGGGTCATTTGCTGTTGACGGGGGATGAACGGGCTAAACGAGCGGAACAGGAATTGCAAGAAGAACGCCAACGGGGGGAACAACGGGAACGGGAATTGCAAGAGGAACGCCAACGGGGGGAACAACGGGAACGGGAATTGCAAGAGGAACGCCAACGGGGGGAACGACTGGCCGAGTTGTTGCGATCGCAGGGCATCAACCCCGACGAGTTATGA